The DNA sequence AAAATGTATTAGTGTATAGgacccttctctcttcccttctttattgtggttttcatttatattatgtttatacATCAGAAGCTCCATCAGATAATGTTGTAATTCTTGCTTTCAACAATCAGTTTTATGAAAGAACTTGTATATTTtggtatcatatggtttcactcatttatggaacataagaaatagcaggaagatcagtaggagaaggaagggaagaatgaagggggggtaagcagaagggggaatgaaccatgagagactctggactctgggaaacaaactgagggcttcagggggaggggggtgggggaatgggatagaccggtgatgggcattaaagagggcatgtattgcatggtgcactgggtgttatatctaattaatgaatcatggaacactacatgaaaaactaaggatatactgtatggtgactaacataacataataaaaagtattataaaaaaaagaattggagtTTTTGTCATAAATGTTTAGTAGAAATCTACAACTAAGAGATCTGAGACTGAAGTTCTCTTTATAGGATGATTTAACCATATATTTGTTTACTTTAATAGATACAGGGCTATATAGATTAGGTATTTCATCTTGAATTAGCTTTGGAAAATtgtatctttcaaagaactagctcatTTCACTTATGCTACTTAAGCTATTCTGCAGatgtttccaaaatatttcatttttatcttcttaatatCCATACAATCTCTAATGATGTTACTGCTTTAATTCCTGAtaaatcttcttttcttttttccagatcaGTCTCACAACAGTTTTATCAATGCTATTTACCTTTCTAAGAGTCAGCTCTTGATTTTTTTGAACTTctctcttgctttgttttctgtttcattgatttttgccttattgtttcctttcttctgtttagATACTTTCTCCTTGACTTTTTACATTTAGAGTTCCAAAAATGTCAAAAGTGGCAATGAGAAATCACACAGCAATAACAACATTCATCTTGTTGGGACTTACAGAGGACCCACAGCTGCAAGttcttgtttttatcttcttACTCCTCACCTATGTGCTGAGCATTACTGGAAATCTGACCATTATCATTCTGACATTCATGGATTCTCATCTTAAAAcacccatgtatttttttcttcaaaacttcTCCTTCTTAGAAATCTCATTCACAACAGTGTGTATTCCCAGATTCCTGTACAGTATATCAACTGGAGACAAAACCATTACTTATAATGCTTGTGCcagtcaaatattttttattgggcTTTTTGGGGCCACAGAGTTTTTTCTCCTGGCAGCCATGTcttatgaccgctatgtggccatctgcaaacccctGCATTACATGGCCATCATGAACACCAGAATCTGTACCATCCTCGTCCTCTGCTGCTGGATCTCTGGGCTGATGATCATCATGACACCCCTTGGTATGGGCCTCCAGCTGGAATTCTGTGACTCCAATGCCATTGATCATTTTGGCTGTGACGCATCtcctctttttaagatttcatgctCAGATACTTGGTTTATAGAACAGATGGTTATAATCTGTGCAGTACTGACATTCATTATTACACTGATAGGTGTCATTCTTTCCTACACGTATATCATCAGGACAATTCTAAGATTCCCTTCTGCTTTTCAAAGAAGGAAAGCTTTCTCTACCTGTTCTTCTCACATGATTGTTGTTTCCATCACATATGGCAGCTGTATTTTCATCTATCTCAAGCCTTCAGCCAAAGAAGAAGTGGACATCAATAAAGGGGTATCAGTCCTCACTACGTCTGTTGCCCCTTTGTTGAACCCTTTCATTTATACTTTGAGGAACAAGCAAGTGAAACAAGCTTTCAGTGGCACAATCAAAAAAATTGCCCTTATTTTACACAAGTAAGAGCACATggaatttgaaaaatcaattacAGCAATTATTTGttccatagtattttttttctggaagttctAACTAGTCCAGTAAGGTTAACTAACCTCAGAATCTTTTAAATCTTCATTTGTGAACCTACTCcgaataaataatttctttctctctttaatctCAATCCAAACTGTTTCCTCAAATAAAGGTACATGAGAATTCAtttccaagaaataaaatcttctctCATCTCTCACTAATGGTTTCTATTAGTATTCAAAAGGAAATTATGTAACATATTAAATATAgtgtcttttccatttttacaatTTTGTATCATTGGGAGGAAATAATGAGAGGCAGGTTGCTATAGGGTTACACTGCCTTCGTCTACCCAGATGTCTCCAGAAAGGAACTTTTAAACTTGTGGCCAGCCTGAAGAATTGAATCAGTCCATCCCTCTACAATCTCCCCTTTTGTCCATAACTATACTTCAAAACagattttgaaagaatgaaaatttggGGAAGCCTGTCTATTCTGTCCACCTAGATCTCACACTAACAACTCAAGTTAGAACCAAATCAGTGTTTTATAAGAAACCGGGAATCCACTTGTTTGCCATTTAATAGAAAATTTTGTTCAGCCCACTAATTCTTATAAATCTCAAATCTCAACTTAGTGACCCCTGGAAAAATACTTACTCAGAACTCCCAAAGTTGTGTATGTGCAATTCCAAATCAAGCCACAGTAGTATATTTCCTAGGGCTACTGAATTTGAAGTAAGGCCATCCTTGTGATCTGCCCATCATTTGGCTTAAGTATGTGCCTTACGTGTAAGGCACTCTCCCTAAAGTTTGGATAGACTCTCAAGTGCTGTTTGGCTGAGTCATTCCAACTACAGCTTGCCCTGCACCCACATAAAAGGAGCCTATCATTTTTAGCCAAAGCCACATTAATTGAAGAGACcatccaaaatgaaaattattgagACTAGTTCTTCTTAAATACTACTGgaaattttaactgtttttttatAGTGAGTGCATTTACTAATCCTTATGTTGTATGATATATGAGACAATtctctagtaaataaaaaaatcttttttatcctaggtatttaaaatagatattggaactgtttcaaaattaaaataagatttaatattATACACTTCAGAGTCTGAAAATGAAGATCATTTAAAGTTGACATTTGATTTTccctctttaataaaatattaacatttctaattttatacttTACAACCCAAAACAGATAATAGCACATATGTGTTATATACACTGGCCTTCTATTTACTGGTTTAAAGTAGCCACTTTATGGTATGAGCAGTAAAAAAGGGGGAATAACCAACTAATCTCTTCAAAAAGACTACTGGAAACCTTGTCAATCAAAAAGGTTCAGATTGGAAGATATGAATTTTCTGGTTATATTTATTACAcatggtttgtttttgctttttttaaacagGTAGGTGTTCTGGAACTTTTGATTGCTAATGAGTGAGGAAAACAATTAGATCTATTTAACCCAAAATTTGCACTGGTTACAGATAAATTCCTATTCTCTGTTTTGGAAATTAATCTGATATTCTTTttgaatataaaggaaaataaccaTCGTGCTATGCAAATTAAAGTAGAATTTAGTACAAGACCATATTAGCAATATAATGAGTATAacatgttgaatcactaaattgtacacctggaactactatta is a window from the Ursus arctos isolate Adak ecotype North America unplaced genomic scaffold, UrsArc2.0 scaffold_23, whole genome shotgun sequence genome containing:
- the LOC113248984 gene encoding olfactory receptor 6C2-like, with translation MRNHTAITTFILLGLTEDPQLQVLVFIFLLLTYVLSITGNLTIIILTFMDSHLKTPMYFFLQNFSFLEISFTTVCIPRFLYSISTGDKTITYNACASQIFFIGLFGATEFFLLAAMSYDRYVAICKPLHYMAIMNTRICTILVLCCWISGLMIIMTPLGMGLQLEFCDSNAIDHFGCDASPLFKISCSDTWFIEQMVIICAVLTFIITLIGVILSYTYIIRTILRFPSAFQRRKAFSTCSSHMIVVSITYGSCIFIYLKPSAKEEVDINKGVSVLTTSVAPLLNPFIYTLRNKQVKQAFSGTIKKIALILHK